The nucleotide window GTTTTCAATTTTATATAGCATTGTTCGTTCCCTCTGCATATTTGAATCGCCACATTGAGAATAGCTACTTCCACCGGCTTTGAAGGTGATAGACCTACCAAATATATTGTTAATTTACATTTACTATCTTTAAACTGAATTTTTACAATAATCTGGTTATGTCTTAATAATTTCCTTTTAATCTATTACTAGATTCATAAATACATAGATGAGGAGAGATAAGGTATGACTGATCAAATGTCTAATAATGGCTTGAACCGTAGGGATTTCTTAAAAGCGGGTGGGATGAGCGCGCTTGCTCTTACTCTTGGTTCCACTGGGGTAATGGGACTGGGTTCAACAGCACTTGCGGATGCTGCTGAAAATCCAGCCAGCGGATTTGGCGGATACGGAGATTTGGTTCCAGATCCTAATGGTATCCTCGATCTTCCAAAAGGCTTCCAATACAAAATTATCTCCAGAGAAGGCGGCTTGATGACAGACGGTACCAAGATTCCTGGTGCATTCGATGGAATGGCAGCTTTTGAAGGACCGAACAACACGACGATTCTTGTTCGCAATCATGAATTGTCATCAGGTCCGGCATTTGGAAGAAATCCTTATGATGTAAATGCCCAGGGTGGAACTACCGCACTAGTTGTAGGGGCAAATCGTGAAGTGATTAAAGAATATGTGACGTCATCAGGTACGATCCGCAATTGTGCGGGTGGCGCGACACCATGGGGTACTTGGCTAACCTGCGAAGAAAACCGCTCCGAGGGTCACGGTTATGTGTTCGAAGTCGACCCGACACAGCCAGAGAATGATATGTCCAAAACACCGATCAAGGAAATGGGCCGGTTTTCACACGAAGCATGTGCTATTGACCCTGCTACAGGATATGTCTACTTAACGGAAGATGCAAGCCCGAGCTTTCTGTATCGTTTTATCCCAAATGACTTGAGCCAAAAGCCGGGTGCGCTGCAAAAGGGCGGCAAGCTGTATGCGGCTGCGATTGAAGAGGTCGCTGACCCGTCAGCCAGCACATTTAAAACAGGACAAACTTTTAAAATTGTTTGGAAGGAAGTAGATCCTCACTGGTGCCGTGAAGAAGCTGCTGCGCAAAACTGCATTGTGTTCTCCAGACTTGAGGGAGCTTTTTTCCAAGAAGGAGTTTTCTGGTTCGATGACACATCTGCTGGTGACAAGAAGCTTGGCCGTGTTTATCGATATGTTCCGCACACGAATACATTGGAGCTTTTCTATGAGGGAAATGACAAAAAGCACATGGAATATCCGGACAATATTTGCTGTACCCCTTGGGGAGAT belongs to Mesobacillus sp. AQ2 and includes:
- a CDS encoding alkaline phosphatase PhoX, encoding MTDQMSNNGLNRRDFLKAGGMSALALTLGSTGVMGLGSTALADAAENPASGFGGYGDLVPDPNGILDLPKGFQYKIISREGGLMTDGTKIPGAFDGMAAFEGPNNTTILVRNHELSSGPAFGRNPYDVNAQGGTTALVVGANREVIKEYVTSSGTIRNCAGGATPWGTWLTCEENRSEGHGYVFEVDPTQPENDMSKTPIKEMGRFSHEACAIDPATGYVYLTEDASPSFLYRFIPNDLSQKPGALQKGGKLYAAAIEEVADPSASTFKTGQTFKIVWKEVDPHWCREEAAAQNCIVFSRLEGAFFQEGVFWFDDTSAGDKKLGRVYRYVPHTNTLELFYEGNDKKHMEYPDNICCTPWGDLWYAEDGSGQDRIMGITPEGKVYPFAANRLSDSELAGPTFSPDGNTLFVNIQTPGKTFAIWGPFQRRNVARAREMSFAAPANLTPQVSEQVAEAAKAQGMSILEAAAFERHGVKMS